The sequence TCCAAAGCAGATGTTTCTATGAACGAAAGCCCCTCTGTTTCAGCAAATCCTTGCGCATCCTCTGTGGCAACGGCTCTGAGATGCTTAAGATCAGTCTTATTTCCTATAAGCATGATAACAATGTTTGAGTCCGCATGGTCCCTAAGCTCCTTCAGCCAGCGACTCACGTTCTCAAATGTAGTTGGTTTAGTCACATCATATACAAGAAGAGCTCCTAGGGCACCACGGTAATATGCACTTGTTATGGCTCTGTATCTTTCTTGGCCAGCAGTGTCCCATATCTGAGCCTTAATAGTTCTTCCCTCGACCTGTTTTGACAAGGAGAAGTCGGTAAACAGGCACAAATTGTAAATAATTTCTTGATTCTGATGTCTAGCAATGCTACAAGAAAACGAGCTAGGTGGCCAGAATGCAACTATGGAGGCTAGCGAGCTAATAAAATTTCCACCATCCAtttattgaaccaaaatgagTGATGGAAAAAACACATTCATACTCCAAATAAAACTATACAAATAACATTTTGAAGAAATATGGTAATTGCAAATCTGCAACTGCTAGAGCACAAGTGGAGGCAAAGATTAATAGTTGGAACCTCCCCATGGTCTTCTTTCTCAGTTGTTTCAAGACTTGAGAATAAGATTTGCACCCGTGAATGGAAATTTCCAGGTAAACTCCGTATTTTTCTGTTCCGTAACCTTAAACCCCAGACTCCCACTGCcattcttcaccctgatctagAAGTTTAGAAAGTTCAACATCTCAAACATTTCAATTTTGGGTATTGTAACCAGTTAAGAGGTGGATTGCTCATCACTTCTCACTGTGCCAACAAGTGAGTCATGCTGATCATAATCATTTATGTGATTATTTACAATGATATAGCCTTAGAGGAGATAGAGAGATCCAGAATACTAATTATTGTCACATTCAATGGACAACAACAAGATCactcaaattcaaaaaaaaaatcataattggGCAATAAAACTACATGCATACTACTATGCTAATGGTGCATAAATCCCTCaatcaaattgaaattttataacCATATTTTGAACCAAGGGCGATCCAAAGTGAAATTAATTGTGAGAGAAATAAATCAGAAGAGCATCGAGTATCCAATAAAAAAAGCAAATCTACAATCAATCAGGACAAAATACCCACACAAAGGAGCGTCATGATTGCAACTGCTACATAATCCTTTTTACACAAAATTCTTCTGAAACTGTTCCACAAGTCCAAGGATGCCACAGCCATGAATCAAGcactaattaaataaaatagaacCTCGGAAGTCGGGCATTTCTGCATTTGAAGTTTGAACCCAAACATTGACAAAGAACTAGAGCTCTATTAGGATTATTACGACAGAATGGCAAGAAAAAAATGCTCCAATTAGCCAGAGGCCACTGTAAAAGGCAATGGTCCCCAAAATTCCATCATGGGTCAtcactaattatttatttcttcACCTTCCCTCACACAAATAAGAACAAACAAAGAAAATGTTACCGACACAAGGAGAAAGCAAAGGCAGTTCAGATTCAGTTTTCGCCAAATAAGGAATATACATAATGCATTTGCACATTCTTAAGATAAGTTGAGATAAAAAAAGAAGTAAATGAGTAGAGTTCAACCTTAGTTAAGACTATTATCCTATCctcatttctaatgactcatTGTTTGTCACATAAGAAATATAGCATTAATTATAATCGGATACATTATTTGGATACTATCTAAGTTGCCACATCAgcattataatattaattattattggatACATTATTTGGATACTGCCCTAAAGTTAGGGTCTCGGATATGAATCCCAGAGTTATCCTGAGCAAGTACTTAATCTGCACCGCCTTTATTACCTAATAAATTCGGCGACGCAGAAAAATTAATACTACAAATTCAAGCCTTGATCGTCGCACAGTTAATGAAGCAGTCCTCAAAGTAATCAATTAAGTGGTACACAATTGCTCCCATATCTCATAAATCATGAACACATCTAGACATCAAAACCCTAAAAGTAAGTTCCCAAACTCCACACAAAAACACGAAAATTCACTCAATTCTCCAGTAAAATTCATGCAACAAACGGGAGTATCATACCCAAACAACCCACATAAAATCTCCAAAATTCAATTCTCTTCCCACCACACCTCTTTAAACCAAACAAACCAAAAACAGCAGCAGATGAAGCAGGAAGACGGACCTGGAGAGTGCGGGTGGCGAATTCAACGCCGATCGTGGACTTAGATTCCAAGCAGAACTCATTTCGAGTGAATCGAGACAGCAAATTGGACTTACCCACGCCCGAATCGCCGATTAACACCACCTTAAACAAGTAATCGTAGTCCTCATCAGGCCTTCttgccatttttttttaaaaaaagattccGAATTCTGCGGCTTCGGAATCGGTCTTGTCGattcaagaaaacaaaaattatcagaaaaaaagtaaaaaaaatcgGAGGGTGTCACTTTCGAAGGAACATTTAGCAAAATAATTGTGGGTGGAAATGATTGAACT comes from Henckelia pumila isolate YLH828 chromosome 4, ASM3356847v2, whole genome shotgun sequence and encodes:
- the LOC140860516 gene encoding ras-related protein RABA2a isoform X1, which codes for MARRPDEDYDYLFKVVLIGDSGVGKSNLLSRFTRNEFCLESKSTIGVEFATRTLQVEGRTIKAQIWDTAGQERYRAITSAYYRGALGALLVYDVTKPTTFENVSRWLKELRDHADSNIVIMLIGNKTDLKHLRAVATEDAQGFAETEGLSFIETSALEATNVEKSFQTILSEIYRIISKKTISSNEPGPTSIKEGTALVVGPQDSNTKSTCCSTS
- the LOC140860516 gene encoding ras-related protein RABA2a isoform X2 → MAVASLDLWNSFRRILCKKDYVAVAIMTLLCVEGRTIKAQIWDTAGQERYRAITSAYYRGALGALLVYDVTKPTTFENVSRWLKELRDHADSNIVIMLIGNKTDLKHLRAVATEDAQGFAETEGLSFIETSALEATNVEKSFQTILSEIYRIISKKTISSNEPGPTSIKEGTALVVGPQDSNTKSTCCSTS